Proteins found in one Thalassomonas actiniarum genomic segment:
- the ftsX gene encoding permease-like cell division protein FtsX, producing the protein MPERTEMANSRQSPLLQLLYVLPLRHLQQAIGSLGDLWRTPLSSVMTVLVLGISLTLPATLHLFVKNSKVVTEQWDSASEISLFLKLSVDDKAAKNLVQRLKLYPEIAKVQYISATDALTEFKSLSGFGQALDYLDKNPLPATVLVTPTKRAAQTQAARELLAKLEQEREVELGKLDLEWLSRLEAMAQLVEDIVIGVAVLLCLSVVLIIGNTIRLAIMQQKEAIAVMKLVGATDSFIQRPFLYCGVWYGIFGGLFACIAVAALAEYLSGAIFKLTQLYHSSFVLTGLSFSEGAMLILYAVLLGLIGSYISVRQHIKEIEPTAD; encoded by the coding sequence ATGCCTGAGCGCACAGAGATGGCCAATAGCCGCCAATCCCCTTTGTTGCAATTGCTATATGTGCTGCCGCTGCGGCATTTGCAGCAAGCCATAGGCAGTTTGGGAGATTTATGGCGGACCCCGCTGTCATCTGTGATGACGGTGCTGGTGCTGGGGATCAGCCTGACTTTGCCGGCGACCTTACATTTATTTGTTAAAAACTCGAAAGTGGTTACCGAGCAATGGGATTCGGCCTCTGAAATCAGTTTGTTCTTAAAGCTTTCGGTAGACGATAAGGCGGCCAAAAACCTGGTGCAACGGCTCAAGCTCTATCCTGAGATTGCTAAGGTGCAGTATATTTCCGCCACCGATGCCTTAACCGAGTTTAAATCCCTGTCCGGCTTTGGCCAGGCACTGGATTATCTGGATAAAAACCCCCTGCCGGCAACCGTGTTGGTGACGCCGACCAAGCGGGCGGCACAGACCCAGGCGGCAAGAGAGTTGCTGGCGAAGCTGGAGCAGGAGCGGGAAGTGGAGCTGGGCAAGCTGGATTTAGAATGGCTGTCACGGCTTGAAGCCATGGCGCAGCTGGTGGAAGATATAGTGATCGGCGTTGCTGTACTGTTGTGCCTGTCTGTGGTGCTGATCATCGGCAATACCATACGCCTGGCAATCATGCAGCAAAAAGAGGCGATCGCGGTGATGAAATTGGTAGGGGCTACCGACAGTTTTATTCAGCGGCCGTTTTTATATTGCGGTGTCTGGTATGGCATTTTCGGCGGCCTCTTTGCCTGTATTGCCGTGGCCGCTTTGGCGGAATACCTCTCGGGAGCTATTTTTAAACTTACCCAGCTTTACCACAGCAGCTTTGTGTTAACGGGCTTGTCTTTCAGTGAAGGAGCTATGTTGATCCTTTACGCGGTATTGTTGGGACTGATCGGCAGTTATATCTCGGTGCGTCAGCATATTAAAGAGATCGAGCCTACCGCCGACTGA
- the ftsE gene encoding cell division ATP-binding protein FtsE: MIRFNNVNKTYPGGYIALKRVSFSLAAGEMAFLTGHSGAGKSTLLKLISLMETPTSGSIEINGTELSSIKYRQIPFVRRGIGMIFQNHNLLMDRTVFDNVALPLVIEGYSQKEISHRVEAALDKVHLSTKLRCFPYMLSGGEQQRVGIARAIVNKPPILLADEPTGNLDPKLSLDIIRLFEEFNALGISVLIATHDLGLIARMKYRTLTLKSGTMITDGIVDGLTAAETGAADA, encoded by the coding sequence ATGATCCGCTTTAATAATGTAAACAAAACCTACCCCGGGGGTTATATCGCCCTGAAAAGGGTGAGCTTTTCCCTTGCTGCCGGTGAAATGGCGTTTTTAACCGGACACTCCGGCGCCGGGAAAAGCACCTTGTTGAAGCTGATCAGCCTGATGGAAACCCCGACCTCCGGCAGTATAGAAATTAACGGTACTGAGCTGTCCAGCATCAAATACCGGCAAATACCGTTTGTGCGCCGGGGGATCGGCATGATCTTCCAGAACCATAACCTGCTAATGGATCGCACCGTTTTTGATAATGTTGCCTTACCTTTGGTTATCGAGGGTTACAGCCAGAAAGAAATCAGCCATAGGGTGGAAGCTGCTCTGGATAAGGTGCACCTGAGCACTAAACTGCGTTGCTTCCCTTATATGTTGTCCGGCGGTGAGCAGCAAAGGGTGGGTATTGCCCGCGCCATAGTCAATAAACCGCCGATATTGCTGGCGGATGAACCTACCGGCAACCTGGATCCTAAATTATCTTTAGATATTATAAGGTTATTTGAGGAGTTTAATGCCTTGGGTATTTCGGTGTTAATTGCTACCCATGATTTGGGTTTGATCGCCCGGATGAAATATCGCACCTTAACCCTGAAAAGCGGCACTATGATCACCGACGGAATTGTCGATGGCTTAACCGCTGCCGAGACGGGAGCAGCCGATGCCTGA
- the ftsY gene encoding signal recognition particle-docking protein FtsY yields MSKKKGLFSWLGLGGQKKEKQNEAELEAEKLAAEKAEAERLVAEQAEADRLTAEKAEAERLAAEQAEADRLTAEKAEAERLAAEQAEADRLTAEKAEAERLAAEQAEADRLAAEKAETERLAAEQAEADRLAAEKAEAERLAAEQAEADRLAAEKAETERLAAEQAEADRLAAEKAEAERLAAEQAETEKGKPKKAGFFTRLKQSLTKTRQNLGGGIFDLFRGKKIDDELFEELETHLLLADVGVDTTTKIIDSLTESASRSQLKDAEALYDLLKQELKKVIEPVNQPLEIPDTEGPYVILMVGVNGVGKTTTIGKLAKQFQAQGKSVMLAAGDTFRAAAVEQLQVWGERNDIPVIAQHTGADSASVIFDAISAAKARGADILIADTAGRLQNKNHLMEELKKVVRVMKKQDVAAPHEVMLTLDAGTGQNALSQASLFDQAVGLTGLTLTKLDGTAKGGVVFAIADKFAMPIRYLGVGEGIDDLRPFNGDDFIDALFEK; encoded by the coding sequence ATGTCTAAGAAAAAAGGTTTATTTTCCTGGTTAGGTTTAGGTGGCCAGAAGAAAGAAAAGCAAAATGAAGCAGAGCTTGAAGCGGAAAAATTAGCCGCAGAAAAAGCCGAAGCAGAGCGCCTTGTTGCAGAGCAGGCGGAAGCGGACAGGTTAACGGCAGAAAAAGCCGAAGCAGAGCGCCTTGCCGCTGAGCAGGCGGAAGCGGACAGGTTAACGGCAGAAAAAGCCGAAGCAGAGCGACTTGCCGCTGAGCAGGCGGAAGCGGACAGGTTAACGGCAGAAAAAGCCGAAGCAGAGCGCCTTGCCGCTGAGCAGGCGGAAGCGGACAGGTTAGCGGCAGAAAAAGCCGAAACAGAGCGACTTGCCGCTGAGCAGGCGGAAGCGGACAGGTTAGCGGCAGAAAAAGCCGAAGCAGAGCGCCTTGCCGCTGAGCAGGCGGAAGCGGACAGGTTAGCGGCAGAAAAAGCCGAAACAGAGCGACTTGCCGCAGAGCAGGCGGAAGCGGACAGGTTAGCGGCGGAAAAAGCCGAAGCAGAGCGACTTGCCGCTGAGCAGGCGGAAACCGAAAAGGGCAAACCTAAAAAAGCCGGTTTTTTCACCCGATTAAAGCAAAGTTTGACCAAGACCCGGCAAAACCTGGGTGGCGGGATCTTTGATTTATTCCGCGGCAAAAAGATCGATGATGAATTATTTGAAGAATTGGAAACTCATTTGTTACTGGCGGATGTCGGGGTTGATACCACCACTAAAATTATCGATTCCCTGACCGAGTCCGCCAGCCGCAGTCAGCTAAAAGATGCGGAAGCGCTTTATGACCTGCTCAAGCAGGAGCTGAAAAAAGTGATTGAGCCGGTGAATCAGCCGCTGGAAATTCCAGATACTGAAGGTCCTTATGTGATCCTGATGGTGGGGGTCAACGGTGTCGGTAAAACCACCACCATAGGTAAACTGGCGAAACAGTTCCAGGCCCAGGGTAAGTCGGTGATGCTGGCTGCCGGTGATACCTTCCGCGCTGCGGCGGTGGAGCAGCTGCAGGTTTGGGGTGAGCGTAACGATATCCCTGTGATTGCCCAGCATACAGGCGCAGACAGTGCCTCGGTAATCTTTGATGCCATCAGTGCTGCCAAGGCCCGTGGTGCGGATATCTTGATCGCCGATACCGCAGGTCGCTTACAAAATAAAAATCACCTGATGGAAGAATTGAAAAAAGTGGTGCGGGTCATGAAAAAACAAGATGTTGCCGCGCCCCATGAAGTGATGCTGACCCTGGATGCCGGTACCGGTCAAAATGCCTTAAGTCAGGCATCATTGTTTGATCAGGCGGTCGGCTTAACCGGTTTAACCCTGACCAAACTTGACGGCACCGCCAAAGGCGGGGTTGTTTTCGCCATCGCCGATAAGTTTGCCATGCCCATACGTTATCTTGGCGTCGGGGAAGGTATAGATGATTTACGGCCTTTTAACGGCGATGACTTTATCGATGCGCTTTTTGAAAAATAA
- the rsmD gene encoding 16S rRNA (guanine(966)-N(2))-methyltransferase RsmD: protein MNKRPQKNKQTAAKGNIRIIAGRHRGRKLPVILAEGLRPTTDRVKETVFNWLMPYIQQSVCLDCFAGSGSLGFEALSRGAEQVTLLELNKAAANQLRQNQQLLKAENMQIVHTDSLGYLRELAAARKKGDEALFDLVFLDPPFNKQFAEQAAALLNAGCLADNAIIYVETEQNSSQQLPANWQLLKEKTAGQVSYRLYRYCPE, encoded by the coding sequence ATGAATAAACGACCGCAAAAAAACAAACAAACAGCAGCCAAAGGCAATATTCGCATCATCGCCGGCAGGCACAGGGGCAGAAAATTACCCGTGATCCTGGCAGAAGGCCTGAGACCGACCACAGACAGGGTAAAAGAAACGGTATTTAACTGGCTGATGCCTTATATACAGCAAAGTGTTTGTCTCGACTGCTTTGCCGGCTCCGGCAGTTTAGGCTTTGAAGCCTTATCCCGTGGGGCCGAGCAGGTTACCCTGCTCGAACTTAATAAAGCAGCGGCAAATCAGCTAAGGCAAAATCAACAGCTGTTAAAAGCGGAAAACATGCAGATAGTGCATACCGACAGCCTGGGTTATTTACGTGAGTTAGCAGCTGCCCGCAAAAAAGGGGATGAAGCATTATTTGATTTGGTTTTTCTCGACCCGCCTTTTAATAAGCAATTCGCCGAGCAAGCGGCGGCTTTATTAAATGCAGGATGCCTGGCAGACAATGCCATTATTTATGTGGAAACCGAACAAAACAGCAGCCAACAGCTGCCGGCAAACTGGCAGCTGTTAAAAGAAAAAACCGCAGGGCAGGTAAGTTACCGGCTATACCGTTATTGTCCTGAGTAA
- a CDS encoding YjaG family protein gives MAIHLPLSRLSQWQQVTFCAALLERMLPNYQMFSQAVDFGDAKLLRNQLDLLWQWLDKSNRTKINFEAQLNKLEAATPNPEHFDTYGVFPALDVCMALMSIFQGIQDKNSADFASVGRLSANSVYGYVELLLVEELVEESGEESDEELTVDPEALEQHPLVQWEVATQNELFDFLKDAPENKKTCEQAKQLVMEEGLSNLGIEV, from the coding sequence GTGGCCATTCACCTACCCTTATCCCGCTTAAGCCAGTGGCAGCAAGTTACCTTTTGTGCCGCCTTATTAGAGCGTATGTTACCTAATTACCAGATGTTTTCTCAGGCCGTTGATTTTGGCGATGCCAAGTTATTGCGCAATCAGCTGGATCTGTTGTGGCAATGGCTGGATAAAAGTAACCGCACTAAGATTAATTTTGAGGCGCAGCTGAATAAACTCGAAGCTGCCACTCCGAATCCCGAACATTTTGATACCTATGGCGTATTTCCCGCCTTAGATGTTTGTATGGCCCTGATGTCGATATTTCAGGGGATCCAGGATAAAAACAGTGCCGACTTTGCCAGTGTCGGCCGCCTGTCCGCCAACAGCGTTTATGGCTATGTTGAATTGCTGTTGGTTGAGGAACTAGTTGAAGAAAGCGGTGAGGAAAGTGATGAGGAGCTCACCGTAGACCCGGAGGCTTTGGAGCAACATCCGCTGGTACAATGGGAAGTGGCCACACAAAATGAATTGTTCGACTTCCTCAAAGATGCTCCTGAAAATAAAAAAACCTGTGAACAAGCCAAACAGCTGGTGATGGAAGAAGGCTTGTCCAATTTAGGTATTGAAGTTTAG
- a CDS encoding helix-turn-helix transcriptional regulator — protein sequence MEQIKNVDAILAQLKNRGPMTSGSLADILDMTSMGARQHLLRLEKQELVSSFSQRAVVGRPKKLWQLTAKAHAKFPDRHADLTLHLIDSVKVIYGESGLDKLISAREEKIIVLYKALLDKCEDLAGKVAALAHQRCEEGYMATVESVSDHEFLLIENHCPICSAAKSCQNFCRSELDIFQHSFGDNYLVERQDYLLNGDRRCSYKITSIAR from the coding sequence ATGGAACAGATAAAAAATGTTGATGCCATTCTGGCACAATTAAAAAACCGGGGACCCATGACTTCGGGCAGTTTAGCCGACATCCTGGATATGACCAGTATGGGCGCGCGACAGCATCTGTTACGCCTGGAAAAGCAAGAACTGGTTTCCTCCTTCTCCCAAAGAGCCGTGGTCGGCAGACCAAAAAAGTTATGGCAACTCACCGCCAAGGCCCATGCAAAATTCCCCGATCGCCATGCGGATTTAACCCTGCACCTGATTGATTCCGTGAAAGTCATCTATGGCGAAAGCGGTTTGGATAAGCTGATCAGCGCCAGGGAAGAGAAAATCATTGTCTTATATAAAGCCTTGCTGGATAAATGCGAAGACTTGGCCGGCAAAGTCGCGGCATTAGCCCATCAGCGCTGCGAAGAAGGTTATATGGCCACGGTGGAGTCAGTGAGTGACCATGAATTTCTTTTGATAGAAAACCACTGCCCTATCTGTAGTGCCGCCAAATCCTGCCAAAATTTTTGCCGTTCTGAGCTAGATATTTTTCAACACAGTTTTGGTGATAATTATCTGGTGGAACGCCAGGATTACCTGCTAAACGGTGACCGCCGCTGCAGCTACAAGATTACAAGTATTGCCCGCTAA
- a CDS encoding SapC family protein, which yields MAKMVPVRKEQHQNLKVAAKRDLSHVANQHIVPVNAIEFAQAATSFPVVIVKDPDSNRFRSVAMLGLETGENLYYNQEKWNAIFVPQSIGMVPFALGLDPEKEKTLTACIDMDSAFVGEDKENALFDDKGEETEFLKKIQESLGRLYDNEVASERFIQELVDNDLLQELELNMSLVSGEKKKLVGIFTVHEKKLQELSDEKVIDFHKRGLFVPLHAMLGSIAQVNRLVQLRNESSDNKINGIQISPIAAEEK from the coding sequence ATGGCTAAAATGGTTCCAGTAAGAAAAGAACAACATCAAAATTTAAAAGTGGCGGCAAAGCGTGATTTATCTCATGTTGCTAACCAGCATATCGTGCCGGTAAATGCGATTGAGTTTGCCCAGGCGGCGACCAGCTTCCCTGTTGTTATCGTAAAAGACCCTGATTCTAACCGTTTTCGCTCTGTCGCTATGTTAGGTTTGGAAACAGGCGAAAACCTGTATTACAACCAGGAAAAATGGAATGCGATCTTTGTTCCGCAAAGTATCGGCATGGTGCCTTTTGCCTTAGGTCTTGATCCGGAAAAAGAAAAAACCCTGACCGCTTGTATCGATATGGACAGCGCCTTCGTTGGTGAAGACAAAGAAAATGCCTTGTTTGATGACAAAGGTGAAGAAACTGAGTTCTTGAAAAAAATTCAGGAATCTCTGGGTCGTTTATATGACAATGAAGTGGCTTCTGAAAGATTCATCCAGGAACTGGTAGACAATGATCTGCTACAAGAGCTTGAACTGAACATGTCACTGGTTAGCGGCGAGAAGAAAAAGCTGGTAGGCATCTTCACGGTTCACGAGAAGAAATTACAAGAACTGAGCGATGAAAAAGTTATCGACTTCCACAAGCGTGGTTTATTCGTACCTTTACACGCCATGTTAGGTTCTATTGCCCAGGTTAACCGTTTGGTGCAATTACGTAACGAAAGCTCAGACAATAAAATCAACGGCATTCAGATCAGCCCGATTGCCGCTGAAGAAAAATAA
- a CDS encoding EamA family transporter, with translation MLALFAVSLLWAFSFGLIKGELTGIPPALVAFIRLGFCFILFMPLALMAKKYRPNLRLVLLGSIQFGVMYLAYIASYQYLPGYLVAVFTIFTPLYVMLFDALLTKRFNAVLLLPVLLSILATAIIVFKMPDSGQVLTGFAILQLANLAFAFGQVAYKHYSVTLDSPHKVNMASMYLGAMLLTALAALPQTIGSDIVISQRQWAVLVYLGLIASGLGFFLWNLGARQVSAPLLAIMNNAYVPLAVLLALTLFNENADITRLAVGGGLIIISLYWAQQITQRLENKVD, from the coding sequence TTGCTGGCATTATTTGCAGTATCACTGCTCTGGGCATTTTCTTTCGGTTTAATCAAAGGAGAGCTCACCGGCATCCCCCCGGCACTGGTAGCGTTTATTCGCCTGGGCTTTTGTTTTATCCTGTTTATGCCGCTGGCATTAATGGCAAAAAAATATCGGCCTAACCTTCGCCTGGTGCTGCTGGGCAGCATACAGTTTGGCGTGATGTATCTCGCCTATATCGCCTCTTATCAGTATTTACCCGGCTACCTGGTGGCAGTTTTTACCATTTTCACCCCGTTATATGTAATGCTGTTCGATGCCCTGCTGACAAAACGTTTCAACGCCGTGCTGCTGTTACCGGTATTGTTATCGATTTTAGCCACCGCCATCATAGTGTTTAAAATGCCAGACTCGGGGCAGGTGCTCACCGGGTTTGCTATTTTACAGCTGGCCAATCTGGCGTTTGCCTTTGGCCAGGTGGCTTATAAACATTATTCTGTGACTTTAGACAGCCCGCATAAGGTCAATATGGCTTCCATGTACCTGGGGGCCATGCTGTTAACGGCACTGGCGGCACTGCCCCAAACCATAGGCAGCGACATAGTGATCAGCCAGCGCCAATGGGCGGTACTGGTTTATCTCGGGCTGATTGCTTCAGGCCTGGGATTTTTCCTGTGGAACCTGGGAGCCAGACAGGTTTCCGCCCCCTTGCTGGCCATTATGAATAACGCCTATGTCCCTCTGGCAGTCTTGCTGGCCCTGACGCTTTTTAACGAAAATGCCGATATCACCCGGCTGGCGGTAGGCGGGGGCTTGATCATTATCAGCCTGTACTGGGCGCAACAAATCACCCAAAGGTTAGAAAATAAGGTAGACTGA
- a CDS encoding flagellar assembly protein T N-terminal domain-containing protein — protein MLPVFMRLLSLVIPFIFPFAASGQWYQGSAQVAVTGFDFDEVRTTAIKRAITNASFQASSYINAEEIVLDGLLQSSKSAIRSEGRLRRVEILSETVRDDMLTVEVRVDFEPQMGCNGDEYRKSLVIAQMPLLNAAQGANGGMFNIGSHVSKRFEQQLLAQENVAIGQLLNQAFLPHNSMQQIDSREAAETARYLAGEYASQFILFGFIRDISLFEQVKDQLLFDDVKLRRNFTMQIYLFDGIRGSILMQREYHGESDWLFAAHETVDTYNSLFWRSDYGRMMLNTINGAVTDIDDVLRCQQSLAQVISKGEHELVINMGNKHGLKARDEFRLMKYRLLVGANGQSLPLLSANEQRFFTVSRVDSQSAVLTSASASLLENSHLFDFVSPKPQ, from the coding sequence ATGTTGCCGGTGTTTATGCGATTGTTATCTCTTGTTATTCCCTTTATTTTCCCGTTTGCGGCAAGCGGACAGTGGTACCAGGGCAGCGCGCAAGTGGCCGTTACCGGCTTTGATTTTGATGAAGTCCGCACCACGGCAATCAAAAGGGCGATCACCAATGCCTCGTTCCAGGCCAGCAGTTATATCAATGCCGAGGAAATCGTACTTGACGGTTTATTGCAAAGCAGTAAATCCGCGATCCGCAGCGAAGGGCGGCTCAGGCGGGTGGAAATCCTCAGTGAAACGGTGCGTGATGATATGTTAACGGTGGAAGTGCGGGTGGACTTTGAACCTCAAATGGGCTGTAACGGCGATGAATATCGCAAAAGCCTGGTGATCGCCCAGATGCCTTTGCTGAATGCCGCACAAGGGGCTAACGGCGGCATGTTCAATATCGGCAGCCATGTCAGTAAAAGGTTTGAACAGCAGCTGCTGGCGCAGGAAAATGTTGCCATCGGCCAGTTGCTGAATCAGGCTTTTCTGCCCCATAACAGCATGCAGCAAATCGACTCTCGGGAAGCGGCGGAAACCGCCCGTTACCTGGCGGGAGAATATGCCAGCCAGTTTATCCTGTTTGGTTTTATCCGGGACATCAGTTTATTTGAGCAGGTAAAAGATCAGTTGCTCTTTGATGACGTTAAACTCAGGCGCAATTTTACCATGCAGATCTATCTGTTTGACGGTATCCGCGGCAGTATCCTGATGCAAAGGGAATATCACGGTGAAAGCGACTGGTTATTTGCTGCCCATGAAACCGTTGATACCTATAACAGCTTGTTCTGGCGCAGCGATTACGGGCGTATGATGCTCAATACCATTAACGGTGCGGTGACGGATATCGATGATGTTTTAAGATGTCAGCAAAGCCTGGCACAGGTGATCAGCAAGGGAGAGCATGAGCTGGTGATCAATATGGGCAACAAGCATGGTTTAAAGGCAAGGGATGAGTTCAGATTGATGAAATATCGGCTGCTGGTTGGCGCCAACGGACAAAGCCTGCCGTTATTGTCGGCCAATGAGCAGAGGTTCTTCACCGTTTCCCGGGTGGACAGCCAGAGTGCGGTGTTAACCAGCGCCAGTGCCAGTTTGCTTGAGAACAGCCATTTATTCGACTTTGTCAGCCCCAAACCTCAATAA
- a CDS encoding flagellar basal body L-ring protein FlgH, which yields MKNRIFILALLNSLLFACSTTGELDKEVISDSPTNPKVSQRPAQKQSDEVMPDAPAYRPIRGSRIEVVQLPTGSLFNPRRAIGLYQPSSHYQVGDMILIRLEEKTTAKKSLDYRTDKNGHFELQPVTFNAGNIQVGDNDLSAEFEQENTFDSSAQTKQNNSLTGDITVSVRELLPNGNLIVSGEKWLTLNTGDEYIRFSGQIRASDIDSDNSISSVKVGNARIEYSGKGEQQTNQEKSLLGKLFGILE from the coding sequence ATGAAAAACCGGATTTTTATACTCGCCCTGTTAAACAGTTTGTTATTTGCCTGTAGCACTACCGGCGAACTGGATAAAGAGGTCATCAGTGACAGCCCCACCAATCCCAAGGTCAGTCAGCGCCCGGCGCAAAAGCAAAGCGATGAAGTGATGCCGGATGCGCCCGCCTACCGGCCGATAAGGGGCAGCCGGATAGAAGTGGTGCAACTGCCGACCGGATCTTTGTTTAATCCCCGCCGGGCGATAGGCCTGTACCAGCCCAGCAGTCATTACCAGGTGGGAGATATGATCCTGATCCGGCTGGAGGAGAAAACCACGGCGAAAAAATCGCTGGATTATAGAACCGATAAAAACGGTCATTTTGAATTGCAGCCGGTGACCTTTAATGCCGGCAATATCCAGGTGGGGGATAATGATTTAAGCGCCGAATTCGAGCAGGAAAATACCTTTGACAGCTCGGCGCAAACCAAGCAAAACAACTCCCTGACCGGCGATATTACCGTTTCTGTGCGTGAACTCCTACCCAACGGTAACCTGATTGTCAGCGGGGAAAAGTGGCTCACGTTAAATACCGGTGATGAATATATCCGTTTTTCCGGGCAAATCCGGGCCAGCGATATCGACAGTGATAATTCCATCAGCTCGGTTAAGGTCGGCAATGCCCGTATCGAATACAGCGGCAAGGGAGAGCAGCAGACTAATCAGGAAAAATCTCTGCTGGGTAAGTTATTCGGCATCCTGGAATAA